Genomic window (Diabrotica undecimpunctata isolate CICGRU chromosome 6, icDiaUnde3, whole genome shotgun sequence):
acTTTTGTTGTTCAAGGAACAGcatatacttttaaatattatatttcgtGAGTGATCTAAATTGTATAATTTATAGGTAAAAGGAGTAACTTACTCATTAAAAGACTTTTTCGGCGAGCAAACAGGAAAAGTTCAAAAATACAATGGAGACTTTAAGACCTCTTTATTGCACAGTCCACATGAGGGAAATGTATTGTATCAATGCGTTATCTACTTGGCACCTGGAGACTATCACAGGTACGTTAATATTTGGTTTTATTAAGATTTGTTTAAAAGCCCAATTTACTATAAATATTATAGATAATTACTGGCTAGTAATACTTTTTAGAACACATTATTAGTATTTATGAAATTGGCGGTTACTTGGTGGAGATTCATTTGTAGGTCTGTGAAGCCTTATAATACCATTCACTCTTCTGATAAATCTCATTTTGCTAGCTTGGAGTTTAAAATTATCTCTGGTCATTAATCCCATTCTCATATTTTATTTTGGTTGGTTGTGTTTCCTTTATCACTCTTCTACACAAATATATACCAATTAAAGACAGTAACGTCTTCTGAACAGGCTGATAAACAGTGTTATTGTTGGAAAATACAAttacaacaattaaaatatttaggatATGTTATAAGGTCAAATCCAATATGAAGAAACTTATAAtttcaaggaaaggtagaaggccgaagatcacgaggaagatctccaactaGATGGAGTGACCAGATCACAGGAAGTTGCAAAAGACATATGATTGAGAAATGGCCGAAGACAGAAATCTGTGGAGACGGACCATACACGATATCAGGACGACCACTTCACTGCCTCCAGGGGGCCAAGATTGTAAAGGGAGATTGTTGGTGGAACAATGACTACTGTAAAAATTTGTACTTAACTCTGACTGATTGCTATCCCCAGTATTCCGTAGTCTTATTCAAAGAAGTTTACTTCTAATACAGTACTAGAAATACTTAAGAAGGAAACCTAATTGAATGGCCAAGAAACCTTTAAAAGAAGCTTTTAGTTCACTTTGCCTAAATGTTAGAGCCACGtataaattaaaatgttatttaGGTCTATATTATACAACACATCACGAAACATCTGACAAATAGTTTTATTGGAAAATATTATTCATACTTATTGAATAATTAGAAGACCTGAGTATAATAAGCTTCTTCGGCTGATAATTCCAGACTTGTTGACTGTATACTTGTTTGGCGGGAAGTAAAATATTAAGGGCAACAGTtgattgataaaataaaaaattgtatgatgagtaaatgtataataataatagtagcCAACATACAAACAAAGAGGGAGAAATGATGAGAAAATGTTTAAGATAATCGCCTTGCCAATCGTCCGAATTTAACCTAATTCGTATatcaaaaaagtaaaataacctaCTTTATCATACATATTTTAATGTATAATCGTATATAAATTAGTGTGTAAGTTTATGGGAAAGGTTATCATAGGACAGATAAATATTGAACTTgcaaaattgtattatttttatacaaaCAATTTCCGTGTTAGACATCATTATTTTCAACAGCTGTTCTTATCTCGGATGTTATTGACCATTTGACAATAAGTAATTATAAGCTTGGttgaaatttatacaaaaaattaaaaatatttttaatatataaaattttaaacattttgtttatatgGGATTCTTATTAAAGCCaataattgattgtaatgaaaattatatttttaattattgtattgacgtttcgatttccactccggaacacgttttcaaaaaagattattttaagttaGGGGGTTATTAATAGGGTTATTATAGAGGGATATTATCTATCGTTGTTTTGCCGAATTGACCGGTGACTTATTAGGCCCCGATATTGTAGGCAAATAGCCATgcttttttagttaaaaattctGAGAGCGGTGTTTTTATCCTTAGGAGGATGTCAAGTTCTGATTCTTTTGtgttttgataaaattttgttgtGAACATTTTTACAGTTTATAATGTCTAGAAGGTGTATTAGCAAAAAATGTATGTAAATGTAAAGCACTTTGATTTGATATcttctatttaatatatatatatatatatatatatatatatatatatatatatatatatatatatatatatatatatataagcggggatcctacagcttctgccgcttcccgcatttcgatcgccatctttttctatctctccaggtgtcttcatcaatggctctgtctttcatggatTCCATAACaacttgtatccaagacttggctggtcttcctcgtttccttctattacttggattgtattccatagctctttttggccatctgttgtcgtccatcctctgtacgtgtccataccatattaactgtctagtttctattctttcagaagttgtatgtactctatctgtttttcttctaatttcagaattaggtatacgttctactcttgatatacggcaggctcttcttaggtagtccatttcaaccgtgtcaacttttttctttccttttactgtcatttgccaacattctgctccatatgaagaatgggctctacaattactttgtagatagtcattttagttttcatagtagctttgttggaccaaagtatcgaattcagaatttgaacactcttcctgccttgttgtactctatagtctatatctcgttccgttgttcctttactgcagataatacttcccaaatatttgtattcgtagcaccttttcatttgtctaatttccaaatccgggtcttcgtcttcactgcctattcgcatatattctgttttagacatattcatactcatcccccatttttcgtattcatctttgagctttctaagcatataatctgcatcttcttcacagcttgcaattagtacttgatcatctgcaaagaacagcgttgtcagataatggttgttaagcttcaaccccattcccgcacatttttgtctccactggtgcagtgcttcttggatatatattttgaatagggtgggggaaagacaacatccttgtctcaagcctttcgttactgtaaatacccttgagaaagtatttcctgtttttacagtgctttgaggacatttatagatgttctgtattgcttttagatatgttttactaaggtccgttttcgtcaagacactaaataagagttttaaaggaactgtatcataagccttctccagatctataaataccagatgcgtagggaggtttcgagctgttcgtttttcaattacttgttgaagggtaaatgtgttgtccacgcacgatcttcctgctctgaagccgctttgttcttcaatttctttatactcctcttctattcttcttttcaatatacgaccatataaccttcccagcgagctagttacgctaatgcctctataatttccgcattcttttttgtctccctttttataaatggggctaatgtgggccaaattccaatcgtctgcaatcgtttggccttcaattaagcatttattaaaaatattcactaagctttccaaaagagcatccggtccatgtttcaccaattcgatgggaatgtctccaggcccgggtgtttttccatttttcatttgtttcaattcttttttcagttcttctttgtttatcttatgcacctctgagttttctgtcattgagatatggtcaggtctttccataaattcgtgcctactttctgttaatagcgtttcgtaatatttttcccactttttattttgaatcaggtttatatttccctcatcttttctttcttttctaatactttttatgaatttccaagcttgtgtcactttggttcctcctaagcatcggtccatctcttcgcatttctcttcccacatttcgttttttcttttagtgacttccttctttgcttccctgttgagtctgctgtaaattctgcggtcttctgagtctttcgtggatagccatctttgataagcttttttttgtctttaattaattttcctacttcttcgttccaccactcaggattttttcttttgtcagcttcttcgtaccccaatgcctctttggccgcctgatgaatgcaattttttatatcttgatattctttttcggctgtttctcttcgagttaagtgagttagttttgaggctagtctaagtttgtagaggaattgtactgattcttgtttgaggctatcaatattatatcttatctttgtggaagctgctaccttctcctgttcaattttgttcttgtttactttcctgtagtgtatggttatttttgcgaccaccatatagtggtcagatccgcattcggcaccacgatacacccttacgtcatttgtttggagccttttgttttctggttggatgagatagtcgattatagattttatctttttctttggttgttcccaggtaaatttatgtatatctttgtgctgataaaatccattcattattttaagctgtaatgtttcacaaagatcAATGAGTCGCTCTCCGTTGTTGTTCTTCTATTTAATACTTCTTACTTCTCACTTACCATAAGATTAACTGGATATGTTGTCTGGTTATACTGAACACAACCACTTAACGATTAAGGCTTCACAggctttttttttcaaaacaaaattgATTGCCGAAGGAAATTGTATGTTAACCACTTGTGTCGGGATGATAATAGTTACAATTTAGACAAGTTTAAACGtttgataatatatttttattattaacataaacAATCAAGGAATCTAACGACATTGAATTTTATTACATCTGTATATTTTTAGGTTTCATTCGCCATCTGAATGGAAACCAACGCACCGTAGACATTTTTCGGGACAACTACTTTCTGTGAATCCCAGCATTGCCAGTTGGTTACCAGGTTTATTTACTCTCAATGAGAGAGCCGTTTATCTTGGACAATGGAAATATGGATTTTTCTCATATACTGCAGTAGGTGAGTTATGCTCTGAAGAATAGTTGATTAAACATCTTATTTTACTTATTAGATCATAGTTGTTGGAAAAATCATAACATTACGACCGAATTGGtgactattaaaaatttttttaattaaatgtctACTATACCTGTTTAGATTTTCAAGCAGTTTCATAATGTAGGAGATTATTGTTACTTTTTTTAAAGTGGTAGAAAAATGCTATTCACTATTTTAACATGGATATAAAAAATGCTATATTAACTATTAAGATTTTCTAAATTCATGTTCATTCTCTAgtccaatatttttctttttgtatatttaagctaagtgacatagaaatccttTTACCTAGTAAAAGattgtttattttcttaaaattatgtATAAACGTTTAGAGTAACAAAAGAAAGGacagttttcttttcttttatttcgggatactctttatgagtacaagaaaccaattcgccaaagatttttgcttagttgaggagatatgttgtgggaTGTAACTTTTAGATCCTCTATATCTCTATTACATACtttagcatcgtctgttttgctTGCAAATTTATAGAAGACAcggattaaagcaaaaatctgaattttggtttcgtcaatagaaatcttcgaATGTCTACTTTCGAGGTTTAGAGAAATATTTGAAGGAAATGATCAAAATATCAATTCATAATTTATTGTTAAATGAGTTTTTTTCATTATTGATGTATAGATTCGCTATGATATGCTATAGATTCACTATTGTGTCTAAGCACCAATCTgcttaggttaggttaggtggTTGATGTCCTCTTAGGGTATCTGATTCCAGACCTCTTGAAGACTGGAGCTTGATATCAAAGCCAATACCAGCCAGGGTTTGAGAAGGATGCAAATTTAGGACTTATAATATACACAATGCCCAATACATGTTCGATTGGGGATATTTGAAGTCATGTGAAGCCATGTATAGTGAAAAATGtcgttttacatttttttgacGTAACGATGTGCGTCCATTGATACCTCTGATGAACATTAAAGGGTATCCTTCCGTAATCTGTAAACCACCGATTTGCTATTGATTAGGTCATGTAGAAGCGATCTTGTGAGAGGAGCAACCTTAGATGACGGTATTAATGTCCTATGAATTGATCCCATGTCTCGGGCTCTTTGTGTTCGCTCATCTTAATGCGAACATCTTGCTATAATATCGAAACTTATTTGCATTATTTCAGCAATTTTCTGAAAAGAAAGTTCAGTTTCCCGTAACCCAATAATCTACCCCCTATCAAAGTCACTAAGTTGGCGATAATTTGCTCTTATATGTACGCTAAACAATGTAAATATGTCTAAACAATGTTTGCAAACTCACTATgataaatttgaaataaactcatatgaaatttaaaaaaataaaccatCTCTTACTGGATGTTCAAATGTCACGTACTATATGTATCTAGTTGCTGTAGACGCATATTCCATAGTATCGGTTGATTGTAATTCGGAATTTACAGTATTATTTAGCTCCATATGATTTTTCCAAAAAGCACCTCCTAATTATCTTGTGACAGTAATAAACATGATACCACTTCAATCATGAGCACAAACATGATATGGCGAAATATCAGAAAGCTAAAAATGTCCGGGTTATGATAAGAGTTTACTTGAAACAGGAATATTTAAATGTTCAAATTCAGCTAGTTTTGATTATTACATAAAGGAGATAAACAAAgcttacaattatttttatactGATTTTGTAAATAGAGATAAATAAAACGGATAGTTGCAAAAAGATTAAAATTTTGTATGTAATTAATAATATCAGCAATGAAAGATATACTTGAAATAGGGATCTTATaagtatttcatatatttttttttaataagaaatcTGAAGTTGGTTATAGCAGAGTTACGttagtaatatataaaaaatattaaaatagataAGTATTAACCACTTAGTTCTATTGAATAACCCAGCTAGAGGGCGCTATTTTTCGGCGGAAAAAAGGGGACAAGGATTTGTAAATTAAACTTGACTGAATATAAGTAAATTTTGAAGGATCTCGCTTATGTTagctttatttatgatttttgtcATGGAATATCGAAGTTTGTGGCTTGCTTTGTCATATTGAACTTGTAAGCAAGCAAAACTATTGTTTTATGccataaaaatgacaaaaaaaaatacctaTCCCGCAGGTTTAATATTACACTTAGGTCTAGATGCGTTGAATGCCTTTTAGAAACTTTTCTTCTCTATTTTCTCCCACAATTCATATATTCTTTCATTTTTCACGCACATGATTAAGACCTGAATTCAAAACTCAGCAATGACAAAAACTTTGTTATTGAACAGACAGACCACATCCACAGAATAATTATACAATGCTTATAGTACAATAAACATAGACATCAATCAAGGTTAAAATATATGTCAAATGAAAGCCCTCAATTAGTGGATCAATTTTGGCGTATCCTCCAATGCTTGTAGTGAGTAGGTTCCTAAGATAATTGAAAAACCGCAGTTACGAATCTAAAAAATTTCGGTTCATAATTAAGTAGATACTTAATTCTTAACTAGATATAATATTTTATGACGATATCATccatatattatttaaaacaattatttatattttgatttaattGTTCTAGGTGCTACAAACGTTGGTACTGTAAAAGTATACTTTGACAAAACTTTACAAACGAACAAACCTTTTAAGAAACAAACAAAAGACGAAGTGTGCCTCGGTAATTCGATCGAACTGAAGAGGGGTGACATAATGGGAGAATTCCGAATGGGCTCAACCATCGTTTTGATCTTTGAAGCTCCAAAACATTTTAGATTCTCTATTATGCCAGGAGAAAAGGTTCAAATGGGACAGCGAATGGGTTGCGTTTTTGAACAACAGCAAAAGTTTGTAGATAGGTTAACGAATGAAAAAGTAGATATTAGAAGtgttagttaattttatttattaattgtcTCATAGGTATTAAATCATtgtgatattttttaataaagctGAAATAAAGAAACTTGTTATTGTGTTATTTCTCCTACAATCTATCAACTGAACTCAATTACACCTTtatagtaaatttagtaattaattttgTGCTATGTTGATCAAATTTTGACTTCGACTGCAAGTTCAACAACCAAACAAACAAGTTCATATCCAATATTAActgtaacttaaaattaaaaaaagaattgtcAGTCAGATAGCCCAACAGAGTAGGAGGACGAATTACATTCACGACTGTGAATGATCTATTGGATCGATGATTCAAACCCTGGCCAGTAAACAAAAATGCTAACATAGtagttaaaatataaatttatctgCTACTTACACTAAAATTCGCTGGATGAACAGTACGCCAATGGATGTCATTTTGCGACTCGGTGTTGTTGATTTCATTGTAACGGACGAGTGCCTACGCTTAAAAACCGGAATATAGATAGAACAGTTTACGGACCAAGCAAACGGAGGTCTTCCAAGATCTGAAACGATACAATATGTATAGATATATGTATCCTCGCAGAAACTAAAACGAAAGGAATAGGGAGTGATGAAATATGTGAATATATTCATCTATGCAGCGGCGTTAAAAATGGTATGAGAGCAAAAAGAGGACtttccattcttcttctttaagtatcCGTATCCTTTCAGATCGTTGGTTAcaatcatagctatcttaattttattcactgtgaccctaaatagcatgcttgtatcaatatCATAATAAATAttgcaagttcttcaaccatgaagtATTTCGTCGTCCTGGACTGATTTTCTTGACGCTTTTTATATTCTCGGtcgtcttgctgagacgttctagtattatGGAGTTAAAAATCTTCTCCAatcaagaaacttttaaaattcttctacaGCACATATTTAGAAAGCCATTTAGAATATTCTTATTCTCAGTCCAAGACTTGACATCATAAAGTAAGACCAAGAACACGTAGCAGGGAAGTAGGCGGATccgcaatgccaattttaggtctctgttacataataccttgaacatccttctaaaagcggcTCTGGCCtgctcaattctggatctaattttACCGTGACAATATTTTAcacaaaatactttaaaaaacatcaaaaactgggaATAAGTAAACGAGCAaatataaaaaatggaaaaataattgACGGTATAGGAGCATATGCCAAAGTAATTAAGACGCTAATGCGcacacaaaatattaattttacgaGAAACTAGGAAACATTCTTGTAAATAtaaatcagaaaaaagaaatctgTATGCTAGGACTTTAACGCCACAGTTGGAAGAAAAGGAAGCAATCCCATAGTGATAAAATATGGAGAAAGAGTAAAAAACAAAGGTGAACATAGAGAAGAGAAAGACATGTCAAAGCTTGCATATAGTTCATGAACGGATTTTTCCAGCACAAAGAAATCCATAAATTTACATGGAGACAACCaacgaagaaactgaaatcaattGTTGATTATCTAATCCATCCACTTAAAACAAATTACGAAGAATGTGGGTCTGACCATTACATTTAAGTTGCTATtaactataaaaataatatgtacTACACAAATcaagaacaaagaaaaagaaaatagcaGCGAATCTAAacctaaaataataaattaaaatagaagaaaaaaacataaatcaaTCTAGCATACTCAGACTCTGACAATCTAAGAATGGGAATCCATTTAGAATAATTGAATAAAAccattaaagaaaagaaaaatcaaaaaatacaatagaatacAAACCCACAAGCATAAAATTCAAATATCCAGGGAAATAAGATTAAGAAATGCATTCTTATGCAAGCCACAGGTGAagcaagaaagaagaagaagatgaaaaataAACATAACCTTAAATTCTAACTCTAACTCATTTAAATGTCAAACTAGAGATCAaatcaaaatttattaaatttataaaagcaTATTTTAACTGTGATGTTAAACCGTAGTCAAATAGATATTttaagtgttaaattatttattattgttatttaatttttattttattaaaatggaAAGTGAAGACGAATTTCTACATATTTATTTTACTCATGTATCACAGTTGTGTTATGAAAAGGCCAAAGAACATATTGTAAGTAAACAGAATAAAAGTAttactttaataataaatttgtttaaGTTTATAAGAAAAGAATCAATATTTTGCCTTTAATTCTTGAAGCAGATGACAATGAttacttttgtttaaatttattgttaaattaattaCATTAATATTACTTTCTAGAATAAAAGTAAcccaattttctgttttattgcTCTACAACCTAATTCGAGCCCTGGCCTCTCTGAGCAAACCTCTTCATTCATTACAGTCTGTAGCCTCCACCATCGACTGTCAAGGAGATTTCTTGTGTCCTCATTCACCATCTCTTTCTCAATCTCTTAATCCCTGTCCTTAAGGTccctttccctgcattcttgcgtTCAACAATTTTTTGGAAGCATGTTTTCTTCCATTCTAAATTGTCTGTCCATTGAAGATACTGTAGGAGAACATACTGATGTAAAGGTGGTTCTTTATAGGTATGTATTTCATAATTGTTgtgatattcataattttagttttttttttaatgttgaaataaaattatatactCAGCTGTATGAAGAGAAAGTATTTGTAAAGTGTAGTATTTGGTTGCCAATAGATTGCATATATAAATGTGCTGTACTTAATTTATTATAACTGAGTTAAAgatataagtaaatgagtttgtagaattttctttcaaaaatgttTCTATTGTTCTTGCAGTCATTTGGAGTGTTAGATTAACTAGCACTTGAATACACTACAATTTGGTAGAATGAGAGCTTaagtacatttttaaaataagttggCATATGCTATGTAACCAATTTGTTTATTGGGCTACTGATGAAATAGATGTTTTTGGATTTTATATTGATGATATTGATGTTGCACCATTTCAATATTTAGAGCTCCATATTTAGGTGATTGTCCATTCCAGTTTTTTTATCAATTCTGCCAATATCTCTGAAAAACTGTATATAATTTGCATACCATTTATAAAGTTCTTCAGAAAAATTAGTCATGTATCCTGGAAATGAATTATTGTTAaatgttaaaaacaatttttttattaacataaaataaatgttttttataggaaaaagaaaaagaacctAAAGGATGTACAACACCATGGGGTgcctttttaaattatttacaacaaTTAACTTTAACAGAGAAGAGCTATATGGAAATAGgatttttacaaaataaacataaaagcTTTCTTAGAAAAGATGTAAGTATCTAAGAATAATATCCCAGCACATAAATGTATCAGTTATGTTTATATCATCTAAACAAGCAGATAAAAGAGTAAATTTATCAttgatcaaaaatattttattttaaaaagatggcCTATGTTGAACTGTAAATGATCATAGGTATGTCAAGCTAGATGAAATAATTGAAcaaatttattgttattattataacaaGATGATTAAGAGACAGGTAGTGGATCACAAATTGAATAGAGAAGATAATTTGTTCATTGAATTAGACACCAAATGTAAAGATGGGATAGTTTTTGTTCTTCCTGAAAATTTTGGTAGTTTTGATATTTGACATATTGCAGTTATCATGAGGATTTTAAGTTCACACACTGAACATATCAAGCAAAATAACAGAATTATGGTGTCGAGTATGGGAAACACTTGTGTGTGTGTCTTTCAATGGAGTAGGTATAGCATGTTGCTAATTGAAATGGAGTAGGGAAATCTTAATTCTCTCTCTTCTTATTTTCTTTCGTAGTAATAATTGCCATAACATTACAAAATATTGCTGAACCAGTATGTTaaatattgattattttttaGAATTCCTTAAGGTCCGTTTATGAAACCATGAAAAATGATCTTAAAAAGTTAGAGGACAATACTAGACAATCTGCAGGTGATATAAGAGTTCAAAAAGGAAGTAAAAATATTGTACAGTTTTTAAAGGCCAGAATAAATTTGATTGATTTGTatcctttttaataaattattttacaaatgAAAGTAAAGTAACATAaggttttttgatattttattttagttaaagTGGATTGAACAATGGTGCATGGAATAACAGGTGAAAAGAACATGGTATTTACGATCACGCAACAAAGCGTAATTAGAACAACAATAGATAAGGA
Coding sequences:
- the Pisd gene encoding phosphatidylserine decarboxylase proenzyme, mitochondrial isoform X4, with the protein product MDKVDFEVFYLVSYFFVEGGSEWQTIITRFLPVGICLVAVMQWRAFRKRQKDGVASQWEINCYCLLPLRTVSRCWGYLADVKLPEVLRPPVYKMYSNAFGVNIAEAENEDLTSYPSLADFFARSLKSGVRQVDENSCLVSPCDGTVLHFGTVDTEQVEQVKGVTYSLKDFFGEQTGKVQKYNGDFKTSLLHSPHEGNVLYQCVIYLAPGDYHRFHSPSEWKPTHRRHFSGQLLSVNPSIASWLPGLFTLNERAVYLGQWKYGFFSYTAVGATNVGTVKVYFDKTLQTNKPFKKQTKDEVCLGNSIELKRGDIMGEFRMGSTIVLIFEAPKHFRFSIMPGEKVQMGQRMGCVFEQQQKFVDRLTNEKVDIRSVS
- the Pisd gene encoding phosphatidylserine decarboxylase proenzyme, mitochondrial isoform X3, whose amino-acid sequence is MTTDKKSSSPQSIGHHSYWLRTRGSEWQTIITRFLPVGICLVAVMQWRAFRKRQKDGVASQWEINCYCLLPLRTVSRCWGYLADVKLPEVLRPPVYKMYSNAFGVNIAEAENEDLTSYPSLADFFARSLKSGVRQVDENSCLVSPCDGTVLHFGTVDTEQVEQVKGVTYSLKDFFGEQTGKVQKYNGDFKTSLLHSPHEGNVLYQCVIYLAPGDYHRFHSPSEWKPTHRRHFSGQLLSVNPSIASWLPGLFTLNERAVYLGQWKYGFFSYTAVGATNVGTVKVYFDKTLQTNKPFKKQTKDEVCLGNSIELKRGDIMGEFRMGSTIVLIFEAPKHFRFSIMPGEKVQMGQRMGCVFEQQQKFVDRLTNEKVDIRSVS
- the Pisd gene encoding phosphatidylserine decarboxylase proenzyme, mitochondrial isoform X2, yielding MFYRLIPFRSFVIVSPKTTLSSRFFLTSAVNRNVSTKQKSSRGSEWQTIITRFLPVGICLVAVMQWRAFRKRQKDGVASQWEINCYCLLPLRTVSRCWGYLADVKLPEVLRPPVYKMYSNAFGVNIAEAENEDLTSYPSLADFFARSLKSGVRQVDENSCLVSPCDGTVLHFGTVDTEQVEQVKGVTYSLKDFFGEQTGKVQKYNGDFKTSLLHSPHEGNVLYQCVIYLAPGDYHRFHSPSEWKPTHRRHFSGQLLSVNPSIASWLPGLFTLNERAVYLGQWKYGFFSYTAVGATNVGTVKVYFDKTLQTNKPFKKQTKDEVCLGNSIELKRGDIMGEFRMGSTIVLIFEAPKHFRFSIMPGEKVQMGQRMGCVFEQQQKFVDRLTNEKVDIRSVS
- the Pisd gene encoding phosphatidylserine decarboxylase proenzyme, mitochondrial isoform X1, with product MSILIQKSRMFYRLIPFRSFVIVSPKTTLSSRFFLTSAVNRNVSTKQKSSRGSEWQTIITRFLPVGICLVAVMQWRAFRKRQKDGVASQWEINCYCLLPLRTVSRCWGYLADVKLPEVLRPPVYKMYSNAFGVNIAEAENEDLTSYPSLADFFARSLKSGVRQVDENSCLVSPCDGTVLHFGTVDTEQVEQVKGVTYSLKDFFGEQTGKVQKYNGDFKTSLLHSPHEGNVLYQCVIYLAPGDYHRFHSPSEWKPTHRRHFSGQLLSVNPSIASWLPGLFTLNERAVYLGQWKYGFFSYTAVGATNVGTVKVYFDKTLQTNKPFKKQTKDEVCLGNSIELKRGDIMGEFRMGSTIVLIFEAPKHFRFSIMPGEKVQMGQRMGCVFEQQQKFVDRLTNEKVDIRSVS